GCAGCGGCTTGACGACCTGGGATTACGGATGGCTGGTGTCATACGATCCAGACTGCACAGTCTGAGGATTCGGATGAGCGGGCTGGATCGCCACCTGCGACTGCTCAACCCGATCGAGCGGATTCGGATGCAGCGGCGTTGTCTGTCGGAGCGTTGGAAGGATCTGACGGCTCTCGCCAATCGACGGTTAACGGCCCTCCACAGTGGATTGCAGACAACCGCCGGCAAGTTGGATGCGTTGAGCCCGCTCGCGATCCTCCATCGAGGCTATAGTATCTGCCTTCGGCTTCCCGGCCATGAGATCATGAAGGACAGCTCGGCAGTGAGGGCCGGCGACCTTGTTGAGGTGCGTCTGCATCGCGGCCGGTTGCGCTGCAATGTCCGCGAGGTTCAGGTCGGAGAAGGGTAGGAGCAGCAATGGAGGAGATCCGATTTGAAGAGGCGCTCAAGCAGCTCGAGGCGATCGTCACCCGTCTTGAAATCGGAGATCTCCCCCTCGAGGAGGCCCTCTCGATCTTCGAGGAAGGGGTTCGATTAACCAAACTTTGCTCGGCCCGGTTGAGCGAAGCAGAGCAGCGGGTCAATATCCTGGTCCGCAGCGCCGAGTCCTCCCCCGGTAGTTTTGAAGAACAGCCGTTTGAGAATGAGGACGAGGAAGAGTTATGAGAGGAAATCGTTGACGCCGGAAGAGTTGGGACGGTACCTGGAGGAGCGGCGGCTGCTGGTTGACGAGGCGCTGGACAGGTATCTTCCCGGCGCCGGCGATCACCCGAAGGAGATCCACGAGGCGGTCCGCTACAGTGTCTTTGCGG
This DNA window, taken from Candidatus Methylomirabilis sp., encodes the following:
- the xseB gene encoding exodeoxyribonuclease VII small subunit, whose amino-acid sequence is MEEIRFEEALKQLEAIVTRLEIGDLPLEEALSIFEEGVRLTKLCSARLSEAEQRVNILVRSAESSPGSFEEQPFENEDEEEL